In the genome of Streptomyces sp. SAI-127, the window GTGATCCGTTCCATCGCCTCCGGATCGACCTGGTAGCCGTCGCTCATGCCGCCGACTCCTTCGAGGGGACGTCCACGGCCACCGCGTCCGGCACGATCCCCGTCACCGGGGGCAGTACGAGACCCGCTTCGCTTCCCGCGTCCACGGCGACGCCCACCGTTCCGCCCACCGCGGGCACCACCTGGTCCAGCAACCGCGCCCCGAACACCGGCACCCACCCGGGTACGGCCTCGCCCCGCGCCTCGGCGAACCGTTCCAGCGCCGCGAGATCCGTGAACGCAAACAGCCAGCGAATCCCGCCCGCCTCCACCGAGAGCACCGAACCGTCCACCACCGGCACCAGCACCTCACCGCGCCTGAACTCCCCTACGAGTTCTCGCAGGTTGCCCTGCCCGGCAGCCGCCAGGTTCGTCAGCCGTTCCCGCAACGCCTCGGCACTCACGCCAGCCGCCCCCGTCGTAGCCCTCATCGAACGTCGCACAAGTGAACGACGATGCTAGACGACGCAGCTGAGAGTCAGCCCGTCGCCACCGCCGACAGCCGGTGCACATCCCGGGCCGTCCCAGTGACCCCCGACAGGAATCCCTGCGCCCGCGGGGAAGCCGTCTCCGTCAGCCAGTCCGGGTCGATGTCGCAGACCGCCACGCGGACCTCCGTACCGGCGAGCGCCAGCGGCAGCGTGTGGACCACGGTCGACGGGAAGCTGAGGATCGTACGGCCGATCGGGCCGCGGCGGGCGATCAGCTCCAGGGGGAGGTCCGGGCGGACGATCTCCAGCCCCGTCTCCACGGCCAGCCGGTGGAGCTTCTCCGTCGCCTCGCGGCGGTGGGCGAAGTAGCGGGTCGCACCGTGGGTCTTGGCCAGGCGGGTGACCGCTTCCAGGTAGCGGTCGGCGTCCACCACGCCTGTCTCCACCAGCGAGGTGCCGACCATGTCCGCGCCCTTCGTGATGCGCGGCGGGCCGAAGCGGCCGCGGGTCCAGGCGAAGGAGTTCACCGACATCGTCACTCCCGGCGGCGCCTCCTCCATCGGCATCGAGGTGAATATCTCGACTCCCCGGCCCGCCCCCGGCGTCAGGCGCTTGCGGGCCGCCGCCGAGATCGGGGCGAAGGCCAGGTCCCGGGGGCTCGGGCGGCCACCCTTGCGGTGCCAGCGCACCAGGCGTTCGCCGCGGGCCAGTTGGGACACGAACTCCATCGTCGCCGTGCCGTCGTCGACCACGACCAGGTCGGTGGCGCGGGTGATGGTCAGGAGCAGCTGTACATAGCGGGAGAAGGGGTCACCCAGGACCACGCGGTCCGCCTTGCGGAGCATGCCCGCGAGGCCCCCGATGGTCTGGAAGGGGGCCGCGGGGCCACCCCTCGCCTCCTCCCAGCGGACCTCGTGGCCCTCCTGGCGGGCGAGTTCCGCCATCCGGCGCAGCTGGCCGCGGGTCATCGGGTCGGTCGGGGACA includes:
- a CDS encoding SseB family protein, whose product is MSAEALRERLTNLAAAGQGNLRELVGEFRRGEVLVPVVDGSVLSVEAGGIRWLFAFTDLAALERFAEARGEAVPGWVPVFGARLLDQVVPAVGGTVGVAVDAGSEAGLVLPPVTGIVPDAVAVDVPSKESAA